A portion of the Treponema rectale genome contains these proteins:
- a CDS encoding 1,4-alpha-glucan branching protein domain-containing protein has product MCKKNLVLIINAHQGYIRNINEKIDFSAENEILFSAMTDTYIPLLDLFNNLADDGINYKIGLVLSSTLCSLISDSKIIQQYENYLENCISLGENELKRLNGKPEAKNAEYCLKRLKKIKESFIVKYHRNLIEQFKSLAQKEYLELIPTAATYAYLPHYQDLTEAINAQVETGLYSQKYFFGEAGEGFYIPYMGWTKGLEKILKPYGVNYTIVDPRSLLFSNPKIETGIFCPVRTGNSLAIFAAEPDSEKCFTGDDGFVSNPVYLSVHKDIGFELKDEDLTVLERKNNVRFLTGYRYWCNVEDEDEYEDAPLYDNEAAQKQIKEDAEKFVQAKTEKLNTAKEYLPEDDAVLVCPLSAELFGQKWFEGIDFLEQVIRIISKENEIELNTCKNLISNQYTLPKAELYPCSGDDSGYGEDLLDITNSWMMRYVKKASERMIDLTERLPSETSLKGRMLNLAAKEILLAQSGEWPAMLHSNQLPEYIKERFKSAILSFTTIYDSLASNSVSTQWLTEKEKEDCLYPWMNYRIFSRKK; this is encoded by the coding sequence ATGTGTAAAAAGAATCTTGTACTTATAATAAATGCACACCAGGGCTACATACGCAACATTAATGAAAAAATAGATTTTTCAGCAGAAAATGAAATACTTTTCTCTGCCATGACCGATACCTACATACCATTACTGGATCTGTTCAATAATCTGGCAGATGACGGGATAAACTACAAAATAGGACTTGTTCTTTCATCAACATTATGTTCCCTTATTTCTGATTCAAAAATAATCCAGCAGTACGAAAACTATCTTGAAAACTGCATCAGTCTTGGAGAAAACGAACTCAAAAGACTTAACGGAAAGCCTGAAGCAAAAAATGCAGAATACTGTCTTAAAAGACTTAAAAAAATAAAAGAATCTTTCATTGTAAAGTACCACAGAAATCTTATAGAACAGTTTAAGAGTCTTGCCCAGAAAGAATACCTGGAACTGATACCTACAGCAGCAACATACGCTTATCTTCCTCATTACCAGGATCTGACGGAAGCGATTAATGCACAGGTAGAAACAGGTCTTTACTCACAAAAATATTTCTTCGGTGAAGCAGGAGAAGGTTTTTACATTCCATACATGGGATGGACAAAAGGACTGGAGAAAATTTTAAAACCCTATGGAGTCAATTATACTATAGTTGATCCACGCTCACTTCTCTTCTCAAATCCAAAAATTGAGACGGGTATTTTCTGTCCTGTAAGAACAGGAAACTCTCTTGCAATATTTGCAGCAGAACCAGACAGTGAAAAATGCTTTACAGGAGATGACGGCTTTGTCTCTAATCCGGTATATCTTTCTGTGCACAAAGACATTGGATTTGAATTAAAAGACGAAGATCTGACTGTTCTGGAAAGAAAAAACAACGTACGCTTTCTGACCGGCTACAGATACTGGTGCAATGTTGAAGATGAAGATGAATATGAAGATGCGCCGCTGTACGATAATGAAGCCGCACAAAAACAGATAAAAGAAGATGCTGAAAAATTTGTACAGGCAAAAACTGAAAAACTGAATACTGCAAAAGAATATCTTCCGGAAGATGATGCAGTTCTCGTATGTCCCCTTTCTGCAGAACTCTTCGGCCAGAAATGGTTTGAGGGAATTGACTTTCTTGAGCAGGTAATCCGCATAATTTCAAAAGAAAATGAAATAGAGCTTAACACCTGCAAGAACCTGATTTCAAATCAGTACACTCTTCCTAAAGCAGAACTCTATCCATGTTCCGGAGATGATTCCGGATACGGAGAAGACTTGCTTGATATCACAAACAGCTGGATGATGCGTTATGTAAAAAAAGCCAGCGAAAGAATGATAGACTTAACAGAACGCCTGCCTTCAGAAACAAGCTTAAAGGGAAGAATGCTTAATCTGGCAGCTAAAGAAATACTTCTCGCCCAGTCCGGAGAATGGCCTGCCATGCTGCACTCAAACCAGCTTCCTGAATACATAAAAGAACGATTCAAGTCAGCAATCCTTTCATTTACAACTATATATGATTCTCTCGCCAGCAATTCTGTAAGTACGCAGTGGCTGACAGAAAAAGAAAAGGAAGACTGTCTGTATCCATGGATGAATTACAGGATATTCAGCCGCAAAAAGTAA
- a CDS encoding DUF4912 domain-containing protein, with protein MARTYGINVPSDLNRNFIIGELLEITEEAAQPEEATPVEDSDIRIATVLPKTYNDTTIHIFMRNPVWLFAYWDIKASDLKTMKEEFDFEELFIHVSFFENENDEKSSDSFDVKLNFDNNELYILIPANRHFVMATLAYRVSGEAPRTLAFTKKLEIPQEDEAVRNLQPGKKFPMSELTKISGMDDLLYKHYMTHRQSFSN; from the coding sequence ATGGCAAGAACATATGGAATAAACGTTCCTTCCGATTTGAATAGAAACTTTATCATCGGAGAACTGCTGGAAATTACTGAAGAAGCAGCTCAACCTGAAGAAGCAACTCCAGTAGAAGATTCAGACATCAGAATAGCAACTGTCCTTCCAAAAACCTACAACGATACAACAATACATATTTTTATGAGAAATCCTGTATGGCTCTTTGCATATTGGGATATAAAAGCATCAGATTTAAAAACTATGAAAGAAGAGTTTGATTTTGAAGAACTGTTCATTCATGTTTCCTTCTTTGAAAACGAAAACGATGAAAAATCATCTGATTCTTTTGATGTAAAACTGAATTTTGACAACAACGAACTTTACATTCTTATTCCTGCAAACAGGCATTTCGTAATGGCAACCCTCGCCTATCGTGTTTCTGGTGAGGCTCCAAGAACACTGGCATTCACAAAAAAACTTGAGATTCCGCAGGAAGATGAAGCTGTAAGAAACCTTCAGCCGGGAAAGAAATTTCCGATGTCCGAATTAACAAAAATCTCTGGTATGGATGACTTACTTTACAAGCACTATATGACACACCGTCAGTCATTTTCAAATTAA
- a CDS encoding ATP-binding protein: MEEIKQLRSDGNDPLFDKSNMLYKEFPSDFRQIRYFTLLIVQSAPLEIKEINLLEQQISEIIKNGVKHGNNCDINKKIHVWYSFSPSHAHIIVEDEGEGFKDLEKWNEFNTKRLECLHNSNFEELANYVTFRTKKSDDQDGGNALFAAMEYWNGGFVYNDKRNGVAMLKHFQQKRHGVTVE, from the coding sequence ATGGAAGAAATTAAACAGTTAAGATCAGATGGCAACGATCCGCTTTTCGATAAGTCAAACATGCTTTACAAGGAGTTTCCTTCAGACTTCCGTCAGATCAGATACTTTACTCTTCTGATAGTTCAGTCTGCACCTCTTGAAATTAAGGAAATTAACCTTCTTGAACAGCAGATAAGCGAAATCATTAAGAATGGTGTAAAGCACGGAAACAACTGCGACATTAACAAAAAAATCCATGTATGGTACTCATTCAGCCCGTCCCATGCTCATATTATTGTAGAAGACGAAGGTGAAGGATTTAAAGATCTGGAAAAATGGAATGAGTTTAATACTAAGCGTCTTGAATGTCTTCACAATTCAAATTTTGAAGAACTTGCAAATTATGTAACCTTCAGAACAAAGAAGTCCGATGATCAGGACGGTGGTAATGCCCTTTTTGCTGCAATGGAATACTGGAACGGCGGGTTTGTTTATAATGACAAACGCAACGGTGTAGCCATGCTCAAGCATTTCCAGCAGAAAAGACACGGTGTTACTGTAGAGTAA
- a CDS encoding anti-sigma factor antagonist gives MELKIRKNGDVYIIDVNGEMDLYNSYKLKELVMKMLEKNVKQFIINLEQVDYIDSSGIGALIYICSTIKKMNLKLYISNIHGSVKKVIELTKLMGYFPIANSVEEALLMINE, from the coding sequence ATGGAACTAAAAATCAGAAAGAATGGAGACGTCTATATCATTGATGTAAATGGTGAAATGGACCTGTACAATTCTTACAAACTCAAGGAACTCGTAATGAAGATGCTTGAGAAAAATGTAAAACAGTTCATCATCAACCTTGAGCAGGTAGACTACATCGACTCTTCCGGAATCGGTGCCCTTATTTACATCTGCTCTACAATCAAAAAAATGAACCTTAAGCTTTACATTTCAAATATCCATGGTTCAGTAAAAAAGGTTATTGAACTTACAAAGCTTATGGGATACTTCCCTATTGCAAACAGTGTTGAAGAAGCACTTCTTATGATTAACGAATAA